A genome region from Altererythrobacter aquiaggeris includes the following:
- a CDS encoding ribbon-helix-helix protein, CopG family, with protein MSGEKPSPGRKLKRISVSLQEDQYIGLEEIAEDMGIGLSDAAREAINSYLLKEHWGHTVGKLAEAEIAKGLTNEEVLEKVLAKFPHAKTSRESVAWYRSMMRRDDPTIPTDREARVRREG; from the coding sequence ATGAGTGGAGAAAAGCCATCCCCCGGAAGAAAGCTAAAACGCATCTCGGTCAGTCTTCAGGAAGACCAGTACATTGGGCTGGAAGAGATTGCCGAGGATATGGGCATCGGACTTTCGGATGCAGCTCGCGAGGCCATCAACAGCTACCTGCTAAAAGAGCACTGGGGACATACAGTGGGCAAATTGGCGGAAGCCGAAATTGCCAAGGGGCTGACTAACGAGGAAGTCTTAGAAAAGGTGTTGGCAAAGTTTCCACATGCCAAGACGAGCCGAGAATCAGTAGCTTGGTATCGCAGCATGATGCGAAGGGATGACCCTACAATACCGACTGACAGGGAGGCGCGGGTAAGGCGCGAGGGCTGA